A stretch of the Verrucomicrobiota bacterium genome encodes the following:
- a CDS encoding signal recognition particle protein produces the protein MFDNLTGKLQSVFRHLRGLGKISEANIAEALREVRLALLDADVNFKVARDFIERVKVKSLGVEVVQTVQPGQQVIKIIHDELVELLGSTNAGLNLSASPACVMLVGLHGSGKTTSTGKLARLLQKQGRQPLLVACDVYRPAAMDQLETLGKPLDLPVFLRRGETDVTRIATEAMDFAKANNRNVLLLDTAGRLQIDEPLVQELVRLRDLMRPQEILLVLDAATGQEAVSVATHFDGALGLTGAILTKLDGDARGGAALSLKAVTGKPIKFAGTGEKLEDFEPFHPERMAGRILGMGDVVSLVERAAEAIQEEDAKKLEEKMRRGEFTLEDFLDQLRQMKKLGPLENIVGLLPGGDQMLKGADLSKGEREFRRMEGMICAMTPKERKLPQILNARRRQRIAKGSGVSVTELNTLLNKFGQMQQMMRKMGKFQKMMSRMGGKLPGRF, from the coding sequence ATGTTCGACAATCTCACGGGCAAGCTTCAGTCGGTGTTCCGCCATCTGCGCGGCCTCGGGAAAATCTCCGAGGCAAACATCGCCGAGGCGTTGCGCGAGGTGCGGCTGGCGCTGCTGGACGCGGACGTCAACTTCAAGGTCGCGCGCGATTTCATCGAGCGGGTGAAGGTGAAATCGCTCGGCGTCGAGGTGGTGCAGACGGTGCAGCCGGGGCAGCAGGTGATCAAGATCATCCACGACGAACTCGTGGAACTGCTCGGCTCGACGAACGCCGGGCTCAACCTGTCCGCCTCGCCCGCGTGCGTGATGCTCGTGGGGTTGCACGGCTCGGGCAAGACGACGTCGACGGGCAAGCTCGCGCGGCTGCTGCAAAAGCAGGGCCGTCAGCCGCTGCTCGTGGCATGCGACGTGTATCGGCCCGCGGCGATGGACCAGCTCGAGACGCTCGGCAAACCGCTCGACCTGCCGGTTTTCCTCAGGCGCGGCGAGACGGACGTGACGCGCATCGCGACCGAGGCGATGGATTTCGCCAAGGCGAACAATCGCAACGTGCTGCTGCTCGACACGGCGGGCCGGTTGCAGATTGACGAGCCGCTTGTGCAGGAGCTCGTGCGCCTGCGCGACCTGATGCGCCCGCAGGAAATCCTGCTCGTCCTCGACGCCGCGACGGGCCAGGAGGCGGTGAGCGTGGCGACGCACTTCGACGGCGCGCTCGGGTTGACGGGCGCGATCCTTACCAAGCTCGACGGCGACGCGCGGGGCGGCGCGGCGCTTTCGCTCAAGGCGGTGACGGGCAAGCCGATCAAGTTCGCGGGCACGGGCGAAAAGCTGGAGGACTTCGAACCGTTTCATCCCGAGCGCATGGCGGGGCGCATCCTCGGCATGGGCGACGTGGTGAGCCTGGTGGAGCGGGCGGCCGAGGCGATCCAGGAGGAGGACGCCAAGAAGCTCGAGGAGAAGATGCGAAGGGGGGAGTTCACGCTGGAGGATTTCCTCGATCAATTGCGGCAGATGAAGAAGCTCGGCCCGCTGGAGAACATCGTCGGCCTGCTGCCCGGCGGCGACCAGATGCTCAAGGGCGCGGACCTGTCCAAGGGCGAGCGGGAGTTTCGCCGGATGGAGGGGATGATCTGCGCGATGACGCCGAAGGAGCGGAAGCTGCCGCAAATCCTGAACGCCCGGCGGCGCCAGCGCATCGCGAAGGGCAGCGGCGTGTCGGTGACGGAACTCAACACACTGCTGAACAAGTTCGGCCAGATGCAGCAGATGATGCGGAAGATGGGGAAGTTCCAGAAGATGATGTCGCGGATGGGCGGGAAGCTGCCGGGCAGATTTTAG
- the efp gene encoding elongation factor P codes for MPSANDLRKGMAIKHNNDVTVVLDCQHRTPGNLRAFVQVTLRSIKTGKTADLRFSSNERIEVVPLNTRKMEFSYKDGDDFVFSDPETFETVTLSPEFVGDSANYLTENGSVVATFIEDKPVSIEVPPSVVLVVKDAPEGIRGDSANNVQKMITLETGIEIQAPLFIKTGEKIRVDTRSGKYIERA; via the coding sequence ATGCCGAGCGCGAACGACCTCCGAAAGGGAATGGCCATCAAGCACAACAACGACGTGACCGTTGTGCTCGATTGCCAGCACCGCACGCCGGGCAACCTGCGCGCGTTCGTGCAGGTCACGCTCCGCAGCATCAAGACCGGCAAGACGGCCGACCTGCGCTTCAGCTCCAACGAGCGCATCGAGGTCGTCCCGCTCAACACGCGCAAGATGGAGTTCAGCTACAAGGACGGCGATGACTTTGTTTTCTCGGACCCGGAGACTTTCGAGACGGTGACGCTCTCGCCTGAGTTCGTCGGGGATTCGGCGAACTACCTCACGGAAAACGGCAGCGTGGTCGCGACGTTCATCGAGGACAAGCCGGTGTCCATCGAAGTGCCGCCCAGCGTGGTGCTCGTGGTCAAGGACGCACCCGAGGGCATCCGCGGCGACTCGGCAAACAACGTGCAGAAGATGATCACGCTGGAGACCGGCATCGAGATCCAGGCGCCGCTGTTCATCAAGACCGGCGAGAAGATCCGCGTGGACACGCGCTCGGGCAAATACATCGAGCGGGCATAG
- a CDS encoding arylsulfatase: protein MNPLRFLLALALVAVELPLRSADRPNILYILCDDLGYGDVRALNPNGKIATPHMDRIAREGMIFADAHSPSSVCSPTRYGIMTGRYNWRTRLQSGVLGGLSPRLIEPGRLTVASFLKQHGYHTAAIGKWHLGMDWEKLRGKDVSELNIETPAQVRNVDYSKPIANGPNAVGFDYYFGLSASLDMVPYTFIENDRVTKLPTVDKEFPLFLGRAQGRCRPGPAAPDFEVEDVLPTLTRKALDFVIKHAESPDKKSVPFFLYLPLTSPHTPIVPTKEWQGRSGLNFYADFVMQTDAAIGQLLDALDRLGLAKNTIVLLTSDNGCSPQADFPALLAKGHNPSHAFRGHKADIFDGGHRVPFLVRWPARIKPGATSTQVICLTDLLATVADMLGAKLPDNAGEDSVSFLPALLGKDTRPLREAVVHHSINGSFAIRQGNWKLELCPGSGGWSAPRPGQADTTALPLVQLFDFRHDVGETNNVQSRHPEVVAQLTKLLEKYVADGRSTPGAPQKNTVEPDIWKAGKQAHQPPAGKKGKKQ from the coding sequence ATGAACCCGCTGCGATTTCTCCTCGCGCTCGCCCTCGTCGCGGTTGAACTTCCGCTCCGTTCCGCTGACCGTCCCAACATCCTCTACATCCTCTGCGACGACCTCGGCTACGGCGACGTCCGCGCACTCAATCCCAACGGCAAGATTGCCACGCCGCACATGGACCGCATCGCGCGCGAGGGGATGATCTTCGCCGACGCGCACTCGCCGTCGTCGGTCTGCTCGCCGACGCGCTACGGCATCATGACCGGCCGCTACAACTGGCGCACACGCCTCCAGTCCGGCGTGCTCGGTGGCCTGAGCCCGCGGCTCATCGAACCCGGCCGCCTCACCGTCGCCTCGTTCCTCAAGCAGCACGGCTATCACACCGCCGCCATCGGCAAATGGCACCTCGGCATGGATTGGGAAAAACTCCGGGGCAAGGACGTCTCCGAACTCAACATCGAAACGCCCGCGCAGGTCCGCAACGTGGACTACTCCAAGCCCATCGCCAACGGCCCGAACGCCGTCGGCTTCGACTACTACTTCGGCCTCAGCGCCTCGCTCGACATGGTGCCCTACACGTTCATCGAGAACGACCGCGTCACCAAGCTGCCGACCGTGGACAAGGAGTTCCCGCTCTTCCTCGGCCGCGCACAGGGCCGCTGCCGGCCTGGCCCTGCCGCGCCGGACTTCGAGGTCGAGGACGTGCTGCCCACGCTCACGCGCAAGGCGCTGGATTTCGTCATCAAGCACGCGGAAAGCCCGGACAAGAAGTCCGTGCCGTTCTTCCTCTATCTCCCGCTCACCTCGCCGCACACCCCCATCGTGCCGACGAAGGAATGGCAGGGAAGAAGCGGGCTTAACTTCTACGCGGACTTCGTGATGCAGACCGACGCCGCCATCGGCCAACTGCTCGACGCGCTCGACCGCCTCGGCCTCGCGAAGAACACCATCGTCCTCCTCACCAGCGACAACGGCTGCTCGCCGCAGGCGGACTTCCCCGCGCTGCTCGCCAAGGGCCACAACCCCAGCCACGCCTTCCGCGGGCACAAGGCCGACATCTTCGACGGCGGACACCGCGTCCCCTTCCTCGTGCGCTGGCCGGCGCGCATAAAGCCCGGCGCCACCAGCACCCAGGTCATCTGCCTCACCGACCTGCTCGCGACCGTCGCCGACATGCTCGGCGCGAAGCTGCCCGACAACGCCGGCGAGGACAGCGTGAGCTTCCTGCCCGCGCTGCTCGGCAAGGACACGCGGCCGCTGCGCGAAGCTGTCGTGCATCATTCCATCAACGGCTCCTTCGCCATCCGGCAGGGGAACTGGAAACTCGAACTCTGCCCCGGCTCCGGCGGGTGGAGCGCGCCGCGCCCCGGCCAGGCCGACACCACCGCGCTGCCGCTCGTGCAGCTCTTCGACTTCCGCCACGACGTCGGCGAGACGAATAACGTGCAGTCCCGGCACCCCGAGGTCGTCGCGCAACTCACGAAGCTGCTTGAGAAATACGTGGCCGACGGCCGCAGCACGCCCGGCGCGCCGCAGAAGAACACCGTCGAACCCGACATCTGGAAGGCCGGCAAACAGGCGCACCAGCCGCCCGCCGGCAAGAAGGGGAAGAAGCAATGA
- the typA gene encoding translational GTPase TypA, with translation MQHIRNIAIIAHVDHGKTTLVDCLLKQSGTFRANQHESSEERLMDSMDLEKEKGITIRAKNAAFRYKNYHVNIVDTPGHADFGGEVERIMNMIDGVLLVVDAADGPQAQTRFVLRKALEAGAKPIVVINKIDRENANPRKVLDQVFDLFMSLNATDEQLDFPFIYCSAKAGYAKTELEHISGTMEPLFDSITKHIPPPRARAGEGFQVLVANLDYSDYLGRIAFGKIYEGKVKLGDPAICRHGDGRISKGKITAIYHFEGMKRIEVQEAHAGDIVGLTGFEDVFIGETICDSEARAALPYIPIDPPTIQMEFAVNDGPLAGLDGKLVTARHIWERLLREVRTNVALRIAQTSDPKVFAVSGRGEMQIAILVEQMRREGYEVLVSRPEVLYKKNATGSLFEPIEKLFLEIPQEHMGAIMENLAGRKAEISGMHHHADQVTIEALIPMRGLIGFETDLVNTTRGLGVMSHLFHEYGPDRGEIAARKNGSLVSMEQGEAMAYALNMIQERGRLMVQPGDAIYAGMIVGENARENDIPVNPCKAKKLTNMRSQGDGKGIQLTAPLILSLERALEYIGPDEYVEATPKNLRLRKRLLDETQRKRASQARIIKLVEN, from the coding sequence ATGCAGCACATCCGAAACATCGCCATTATCGCCCACGTGGACCATGGCAAGACCACGCTCGTGGATTGTCTCCTCAAGCAGTCCGGCACCTTCCGCGCCAACCAGCACGAATCCTCCGAGGAACGCCTCATGGATTCGATGGACCTCGAAAAGGAAAAGGGCATCACCATCCGCGCCAAGAACGCCGCGTTCAGATACAAGAACTACCACGTCAACATCGTGGACACGCCGGGTCACGCGGACTTCGGCGGCGAGGTCGAGCGCATCATGAACATGATTGACGGCGTGCTGCTCGTGGTGGACGCCGCCGACGGCCCGCAGGCGCAGACACGCTTCGTGCTGCGCAAAGCCCTCGAGGCCGGCGCCAAGCCCATCGTCGTCATCAACAAGATCGACCGCGAGAACGCCAACCCCAGGAAGGTGCTCGACCAGGTCTTCGACCTTTTCATGTCGCTGAATGCCACCGACGAGCAGCTCGATTTCCCGTTCATCTACTGCTCCGCCAAGGCCGGCTACGCGAAGACCGAGTTGGAGCACATCTCCGGCACCATGGAGCCGCTCTTCGACTCCATCACCAAGCACATCCCGCCGCCGCGGGCGCGCGCGGGCGAGGGCTTCCAGGTGCTCGTGGCCAACCTCGACTACAGCGACTATCTCGGCCGCATCGCCTTCGGCAAAATCTACGAGGGCAAGGTCAAGCTCGGCGACCCGGCCATCTGCCGCCACGGCGACGGCCGCATTTCCAAGGGCAAGATCACCGCCATCTACCACTTCGAAGGCATGAAGCGCATCGAAGTGCAGGAAGCCCACGCCGGCGACATCGTCGGGCTCACCGGCTTCGAGGATGTCTTCATCGGCGAGACGATTTGCGACTCGGAGGCCCGCGCCGCGCTGCCCTACATCCCCATTGACCCGCCGACAATTCAGATGGAATTCGCCGTCAACGACGGCCCGCTCGCCGGGCTTGACGGCAAGCTGGTCACCGCGCGCCACATCTGGGAGCGCCTCCTGCGCGAAGTCCGCACCAATGTCGCCCTCCGCATCGCGCAGACCAGCGACCCGAAGGTCTTCGCCGTCTCCGGCCGCGGCGAAATGCAGATCGCCATCCTCGTCGAGCAGATGCGCCGCGAAGGCTACGAGGTCCTCGTGTCCCGCCCCGAGGTGCTCTACAAGAAAAACGCCACCGGCAGCCTGTTTGAGCCCATCGAGAAGCTGTTCCTCGAAATCCCGCAGGAGCACATGGGCGCGATCATGGAGAACCTCGCCGGCCGCAAGGCGGAGATCAGCGGCATGCACCATCACGCCGACCAGGTCACCATCGAGGCGCTCATCCCCATGCGCGGCCTCATCGGCTTCGAGACCGACCTGGTCAACACCACCCGCGGCCTTGGCGTCATGAGCCACCTCTTCCACGAATACGGCCCTGACCGCGGCGAAATCGCCGCGCGCAAGAACGGTTCGCTCGTCAGCATGGAACAAGGCGAGGCGATGGCTTACGCGCTGAACATGATCCAGGAACGCGGCCGCCTCATGGTCCAGCCCGGTGACGCCATTTACGCCGGCATGATCGTCGGCGAGAACGCCCGCGAGAACGACATCCCCGTCAACCCGTGCAAGGCAAAGAAGCTCACGAACATGCGGTCGCAAGGCGACGGCAAGGGCATCCAGCTCACCGCGCCGCTCATCCTCTCCCTCGAGCGCGCGCTCGAATACATCGGCCCCGACGAATACGTCGAGGCCACGCCCAAAAACCTCCGCCTCCGCAAACGCCTCCTCGACGAAACCCAGCGCAAGCGCGCGTCCCAGGCGCGCATCATCAAGCTGGTTGAGAATTGA
- a CDS encoding nucleotidyltransferase family protein: protein MRRWVACCRRIHRPAATELNEKNLPGGIRGRGLRSSGVCTFLWRVHRPAGIPPVNPKPRGAPSTLKAVILAAGKGTRMGELTHQTPKPMLHVLGRPILEHIIRGLAAAGVHDFCIVTGWRAEVIEKGFGDGSWLKLNITIHYARQEVQDGTGKAPEVAKEFLGGETFFLTYGDILVRPETYIQMIRRWGEAPFSGLMTVTGSEDVTKGGLVFFDDEFCLRRIVEKPTPTDLEQLRAGGWLRPGQTAWYNAGIQIFRPSLFDFTSRLKKSPRGEYELTDAISAMVSGGHRIAGLEILGRWVDVRDPQVLGALDRGEL, encoded by the coding sequence ATGAGGAGGTGGGTTGCGTGTTGTCGCCGCATTCACCGCCCGGCGGCGACAGAACTCAACGAAAAAAATCTTCCGGGCGGGATTCGCGGACGGGGCTTGCGTTCAAGCGGTGTCTGCACTTTCCTCTGGCGCGTCCATCGGCCGGCAGGAATTCCGCCGGTCAACCCGAAGCCCCGAGGGGCGCCAAGCACTTTGAAAGCCGTCATTCTCGCAGCCGGAAAAGGCACGCGCATGGGCGAACTCACGCACCAGACGCCCAAGCCCATGCTGCACGTGCTCGGCAGGCCCATTCTCGAGCACATCATCCGCGGGCTGGCCGCGGCGGGCGTGCATGATTTCTGCATCGTCACGGGCTGGCGCGCCGAGGTCATCGAGAAGGGCTTTGGTGACGGCTCATGGCTCAAGCTCAACATCACCATCCATTACGCGCGACAAGAAGTGCAGGACGGCACCGGCAAGGCGCCCGAAGTGGCGAAGGAATTTCTCGGCGGCGAGACGTTCTTCCTCACCTACGGCGACATCCTCGTGCGGCCGGAGACCTACATCCAGATGATCCGGCGATGGGGCGAGGCGCCGTTCTCGGGGCTGATGACCGTGACGGGCAGCGAAGATGTGACCAAGGGCGGGCTGGTGTTCTTCGACGACGAATTCTGCCTGCGGCGCATCGTGGAGAAGCCGACGCCCACAGACCTGGAGCAACTGCGCGCCGGCGGCTGGCTCCGGCCCGGCCAGACGGCGTGGTATAACGCGGGGATCCAGATTTTCAGGCCGTCGCTCTTCGACTTCACCTCGCGGCTCAAGAAATCACCGCGCGGCGAATACGAGTTGACCGACGCCATCAGCGCCATGGTCTCGGGCGGGCACCGCATCGCGGGGCTGGAAATCCTAGGCCGTTGGGTGGATGTGCGCGACCCGCAAGTGCTCGGCGCGCTCGACCGAGGCGAGCTGTGA